A window from Argopecten irradians isolate NY chromosome 3, Ai_NY, whole genome shotgun sequence encodes these proteins:
- the LOC138319009 gene encoding orexin receptor type 2-like has product MHVDALETLIYFYRLVQRTVSMDFIIMNNTSILSPWEVHDVWNSRVASLLLPNTIILFVYMLLGLLGNTMVIYIYKFKLRKVSEDRFFIPYLAGIDAVACVICSSANIIINFNPVRYPDEFLCKVFFMLSQFAGSSSALMLTIIAIQRFQRICQPFKPKMTLRTKRLSVLFTLMFVFLASIPSLFTTGIGSISNPQLNVTGYVCASVEVMGSRMFPFAYNLLVLTICVGNLFVLCVLYVLVGKTIYGRVKYRQDVKTAAMCESSSSDVISEGYARKSSTVSESQSSIKRGSTHHKSSRKMRMAGNRLSLMFLVITLVYVICFVPTLTAIVWDSLDRNVWLTKSNWEIVGFRSAYSLYIINNIVNPIIYGFFDKSLRKEMLSLLGCLKCARRV; this is encoded by the coding sequence ATGCATGTTGATGCTCTGGAGAcactgatatatttttatcgTCTTGTCCAACGTACGGTATCTATGGATTTTATCATCATGAACAACACGTCGATATTGTCTCCGTGGGAAGTACATGACGTATGGAACAGTCGTGTGGCCAGTCTCCTACTACCAAACACCATCATTCTCTTTGTGTACATGTTGCTAGGACTTCTTGGCAACACTATGGTCATCTACATATATAAGTTCAAACTACGGAAGGTGTCAGAAGATAGATTCTTCATTCCATACCTGGCAGGTATAGACGCCGTGGCATGTGTGATATGTTCTTCTGCCAACATCATCATTAACTTTAATCCTGTACGGTACCCGGATGAATTCTTGTGTAAGGTGTTCTTCATGCTGAGCCAGTTCGCAGGGTCTTCTTCTGCGCTTATGCTTACAATCATTGCTATACAGCGATTCCAAAGAATCTGTCAGCCGTTCAAACCTAAAATGACACTGAGAACGAAGCGACTAAGTGTGCTGTTTACGTTGATGTTCGTTTTTCTTGCGTCGATTCCAAGCTTGTTCACAACCGGGATAGGGTCAATATCTAACCCACAGTTAAATGTGACCGGGTATGTCTGCGCTTCTGTAGAAGTAATGGGATCCCGTATGTTCCCGTTTGCGTACAATCTTCTGGTTCTGACGATCTGTGTTGGGAATCTATTCGTATTGTGTGTTCTTTACGTTTTGGTCGGTAAGACAATCTATGGGCGTGTAAAATACAGACAAGATGTGAAGACAGCGGCTATGTGTGAATCCTCCTCCTCAGATGTTATCAGTGAGGGGTACGCCAGGAAATCATCAACCGTTTCAGAGTCGCAAAGCTCCATTAAAAGGGGTTCGACGCACCATAAATCTTCGAGGAAGATGAGAATGGCGGGAAACAGGTTGTCGCTTATGTTCCTTGTTATAACTTTGGTGTACGTCATTTGTTTCGTTCCTACCCTAACTGCAATAGTTTGGGACTCTCTAGATCGAAACGTCTGGCTTACCAAATCTAACTGGGAGATCGTCGGTTTTCGTAGTGCATATTCCTTatacataataaacaacattGTGAACCCCATTATATATGGATTTTTCGACAAGTCACTGCGGAAAGAAATGCTGTCATTGTTGGGCTGTCTGAAATGTGCTAGAAGAGTTTAG
- the LOC138319010 gene encoding neuropeptide receptor npr-1-like has protein sequence MDNRTMPEYTLDDLNARLAGDLLPSTVLLFVYILLGLFGNVVVVYIYTFQLRNSSTDRFFIPHLAGIDAVTCVICSSANIIINLNPVKYTNPLLCKSFYMLSQFSASSSALTLTVVAVYRFLLVCRPYKPKMTLRAKQLSVYLTLFVMFLLSLPSLFTTGIVPITDKRLNVTGYVCASVNVMGSRLFPFIYNVLVLTFALVNVMILSILYVMIGRTIYKRMKLRKGHKIKTVGISPSSDGISETCIGETSTISNLASSATMTSVPQSNHTRNMRTAGRRSITFLVISFVYILCFVPTLIAMVQSSVDKNDWSERSETVALRIANTFYIVNNIVNPVIYGVFDKTIRGEMVSCFFNICSVLKS, from the coding sequence ATGGATAACAGAACCATGCCTGAATATACCCTGGACGACCTTAACGCCCGTCTGGCCGGGGATCTTCTTCCAAGCACCGTTTTGCTCTTTGTGTATATCTTACTTGGACTTTTCGGCAATGTAGTGGTCGTCTACATCTACACGTTTCAACTTCGGAACTCGTCCACTGATAGGTTCTTCATTCCTCACCTGGCAGGTATTGACGCCGTGACATGTGTGATATGTTCTTCTGCCAACATCATCATTAACTTAAATCCCGTTAAGTACACTAATCCATTATTGTGTAAAAGTTTCTACATGTTGAGCCAGTTCTCGGCATCGTCCTCGGCTCTTACCCTGACTGTTGTGGCCGTCTACCGGTTTCTGTTAGTTTGTCGACCTTACAAGCCTAAAATGACTTTGAGAGCCAAACAACTGAGCGTTTATTTGAcattgtttgtcatgtttttgttatcGCTTCCAAGCCTGTTTACCACCGGAATCGTACCAATCACCGACAAGCGTTTGAATGTGACTGGATACGTTTGTGCTTCTGTCAATGTGATGGGATCCCGACTCTTCccatttatatacaatgtacttgtccTCACATTTGCTCTGgtaaatgtaatgattttgtCTATTCTATATGTTATGATTGGTAGGACCATATATAAACGCATGAAATTACGGAAAGGccataaaataaaaacagttgGCATTTCTCCGTCCTCTGATGGCATAAGTGAAACCTGTATTGGGGAAACATCGACCATTTCCAACTTAGCCAGCTCAGCAACGATGACTAGCGTACCACAGAGCAATCACACCAGGAATATGAGAACTGCAGGCAGGAGGTCAATCACGTTTCTCGTTATATCGTTcgtgtatattttgtgttttgttccAACACTGATTGCGATGGTGCAAAGTTCCGTGGACAAGAATGACTGGTCAGAGCGATCGGAAACTGTGGCTCTAAGAATTGCcaacacattttatattgtcAACAACATCGTCAATCCAGTTATATATGGGGTCTTCGATAAAACTATAAGAGGAGAGATGGTTTCGTGTTTTTTCAATATATGCTCTGTATTAAAAAGTTAG